Proteins encoded in a region of the Scrofimicrobium sp. R131 genome:
- a CDS encoding DUF3039 domain-containing protein translates to MTEPQRGGSLDVLEQTQVKPDQGSGNGDRYAHYVRRDRANRSAVTGQAVVALCGKVWVPTRDAKNYPVCPRCKQLRDEMGKQGPSWPFKD, encoded by the coding sequence ATGACTGAGCCGCAGCGCGGGGGAAGCCTCGACGTTCTGGAGCAGACCCAGGTCAAACCGGACCAAGGTTCGGGTAACGGTGACCGCTATGCGCACTATGTGCGTCGGGACCGGGCCAACCGGTCAGCGGTTACGGGCCAAGCGGTGGTGGCTCTGTGCGGAAAAGTCTGGGTTCCCACCCGCGACGCGAAGAACTACCCGGTCTGCCCGCGCTGCAAGCAGCTGCGGGACGAAATGGGCAAACAGGGGCCGTCCTGGCCGTTCAAAGACTAG
- the nagB gene encoding glucosamine-6-phosphate deaminase: MQVAVLGSEEEIGAVAAQRVARVLRRKPNAVIGLATGSSPLPLYQELIRLQQAGEISFAEAKAFCLDEYVGLPADHPEGYRNFIEREFTGQVDFAPGTVHAPNGQAADSVAAAKEYDEAIKAAGGVDIQILGIGSDGHIGFNEPGGSLTSRTHLGFLTEQTRVDNSRFFDGDINQVPTACITQGLGTIMDARELIMVVTGAGKADAVRELVEGPVSAHWPATIMQFHNEAIVLLDEAAASKLEGREHLQATWEGYLRTEWADR; this comes from the coding sequence ATGCAGGTTGCAGTTCTTGGCAGTGAAGAAGAGATCGGGGCAGTAGCCGCCCAGCGGGTAGCGCGGGTTTTGCGTCGCAAGCCGAACGCGGTGATTGGATTGGCTACCGGCTCCTCGCCGCTGCCGCTCTACCAGGAACTGATTCGCCTGCAGCAGGCGGGGGAGATCTCCTTCGCCGAAGCCAAGGCCTTCTGCCTGGATGAGTACGTGGGTCTGCCCGCCGATCACCCGGAGGGGTACCGCAACTTCATTGAGCGTGAGTTCACCGGCCAGGTCGACTTTGCCCCCGGAACCGTGCACGCCCCCAACGGGCAGGCAGCCGACTCGGTGGCAGCCGCCAAGGAGTACGACGAGGCGATCAAGGCGGCCGGCGGGGTCGACATCCAGATTTTGGGGATCGGCTCCGACGGGCACATCGGGTTCAACGAGCCGGGTGGCTCGCTGACCTCCCGCACCCACCTCGGGTTCCTGACCGAGCAAACCCGCGTGGACAACTCGCGCTTCTTCGACGGCGATATCAACCAGGTGCCGACCGCCTGCATCACCCAGGGCTTGGGCACCATCATGGACGCGCGCGAGCTGATCATGGTTGTGACCGGGGCCGGCAAGGCCGACGCGGTTCGCGAGCTGGTTGAGGGCCCGGTTTCGGCCCACTGGCCCGCCACCATCATGCAGTTCCACAATGAGGCAATTGTCTTGCTGGATGAGGCGGCCGCCTCTAAGCTCGAAGGTCGTGAACACCTGCAGGCCACCTGGGAGGGTTACCTGCGGACCGAATGGGCCGATCGGTAG
- a CDS encoding HU family DNA-binding protein: MSMNRTEIVAAIADRAGLTKTQADAALGAFQEVLIDSLSKGEAVKVTGLMSVERVERAARTGRNPRTGEEIQIPAGYGVKLTAGSTLKKAVSNK, translated from the coding sequence ATGTCCATGAATCGTACTGAGATTGTCGCCGCCATCGCCGACCGCGCGGGCCTGACCAAGACGCAGGCTGACGCTGCTCTGGGCGCCTTCCAGGAGGTGCTGATCGACTCCCTGTCCAAGGGTGAAGCCGTCAAGGTGACCGGCCTGATGTCGGTGGAGCGTGTTGAGCGCGCCGCCCGCACCGGCCGCAACCCCCGCACCGGCGAAGAGATTCAGATCCCGGCAGGCTACGGCGTGAAGCTGACCGCTGGCTCCACCCTGAAGAAGGCCGTCTCTAACAAGTAG
- a CDS encoding 4-(cytidine 5'-diphospho)-2-C-methyl-D-erythritol kinase: protein MREAIGQAPAKVNLVLKVARPGPDHYHPLLTVFEAVNLWEYVQARTQRAPGVSVRTLAYRPSVDGVGAPALDPVATGALAQLPPEQHLAVRAAKVLQPLVAARWGATAAGLSLTVHKTIPAAGGMAGGSADAAATLVAVNDLWDLGLGLEQLEALGRRLGADVPACLRGNWSVGDDRGDRLLTVAPAPAQPIHWWALAFFRVGLSTPAVFRRFDELGLGAEELPSASDYLDRARALTGPAGELGPLLDNELQATALSLRPELAQAGQQALSLGATAWVVSGSGPTVAALCASHEEAVRVAEAWQAEAQWATSDLLGATVVGGAVGAAQTAAELPVWTETARSGSL, encoded by the coding sequence GGTGCTGAAGGTCGCCCGACCGGGACCCGATCACTACCACCCCCTGCTGACCGTGTTTGAAGCGGTCAACCTGTGGGAGTACGTCCAAGCCAGGACCCAGCGGGCCCCCGGGGTGTCCGTTCGCACCCTGGCCTACCGGCCCAGCGTGGACGGGGTTGGAGCCCCCGCCCTGGACCCCGTCGCCACCGGGGCGCTTGCCCAGCTGCCGCCAGAACAGCACCTGGCCGTGCGGGCAGCCAAGGTCCTCCAGCCGCTGGTGGCGGCCCGCTGGGGGGCTACCGCGGCCGGATTGTCACTCACGGTGCACAAAACGATTCCGGCGGCCGGGGGGATGGCGGGTGGATCGGCGGACGCTGCCGCCACCCTGGTGGCCGTCAACGATCTGTGGGACCTGGGACTGGGCCTGGAACAACTGGAGGCGTTGGGGCGGCGCCTGGGCGCGGACGTGCCCGCCTGCCTACGGGGAAACTGGTCGGTAGGGGACGATCGCGGCGACCGGTTGCTGACCGTGGCGCCGGCCCCAGCCCAGCCCATCCACTGGTGGGCGCTGGCCTTCTTCCGGGTCGGGCTGTCGACCCCGGCCGTGTTCCGACGATTTGACGAGCTGGGGCTGGGTGCCGAAGAGCTGCCCTCCGCCTCGGACTACCTGGACCGGGCTCGGGCCCTGACCGGGCCGGCGGGGGAACTGGGCCCACTGCTGGACAACGAGTTGCAGGCGACCGCGCTCTCGCTTCGTCCCGAGTTGGCCCAGGCCGGGCAGCAGGCGCTTTCACTGGGAGCCACCGCCTGGGTGGTGTCCGGGTCGGGACCGACCGTCGCGGCGCTATGCGCCAGTCACGAGGAGGCGGTCCGGGTGGCCGAGGCGTGGCAGGCAGAGGCCCAATGGGCGACCTCTGATCTGCTGGGTGCAACCGTCGTCGGGGGAGCGGTGGGAGCTGCTCAAACCGCCGCCGAACTGCCAGTTTGGACCGAAACGGCCAGATCAGGCAGTTTGTAG